A region of uncultured Carboxylicivirga sp. DNA encodes the following proteins:
- a CDS encoding Gfo/Idh/MocA family oxidoreductase, with amino-acid sequence MEHSKKSQLSRRSFITNTSLMAAGLAMMPSAVFAKRRKLSPNDKLNIAGVGIGGRGFGVLKAMESENIVALCDVDWKYANGCFEHFPKAKRYWDWRVMFDEMADEIDAVVVATADHAHAIIAAHAITLGKHVYVEKPLTHTVYESRLLTKLAAKYKVATQMGNQGASGEGVALTTEWIHNGEIGEITKVEAFTDRPIWPQGLNRPEEVMPVPETFNWDLFIGPAKMRPYNPIYTPWNFRGWWDFGTGALGDMACHILHPVFKSLNLGYPTKAQGSSTLLLTDAAPTAQRVRLTFPERKSLPKVNMPEVEVHWYDGGLQPLKPEGWPAGRDMNDAGGGVIFHGTKDTLICGCYGKDPWLLSGRVPDVPRTQPRIKTSHEMDWVRACKESPENRVETLSPFSEAGPFNEMVVMGVLAVRLQTLNKELEWDGENMRFTNIGDDETIRTVIRDGFKIHDGHPTFNKDWTDPVNANAFAQELIKHTYRDGWTLPDMPR; translated from the coding sequence ATGGAACATTCAAAAAAATCACAATTAAGCCGTAGGAGCTTTATCACTAATACAAGCCTGATGGCAGCAGGATTAGCTATGATGCCTTCAGCTGTATTTGCCAAACGTCGTAAATTATCACCCAATGATAAACTGAATATCGCCGGGGTTGGAATTGGCGGTCGTGGTTTTGGTGTGCTGAAAGCAATGGAAAGTGAAAATATTGTTGCTTTGTGTGATGTAGACTGGAAATATGCCAATGGCTGTTTCGAGCACTTCCCTAAAGCTAAGCGTTACTGGGACTGGCGGGTAATGTTTGATGAAATGGCCGATGAAATTGATGCTGTTGTTGTAGCAACAGCCGATCATGCTCATGCTATTATTGCAGCTCATGCCATTACTCTTGGAAAACATGTTTATGTTGAAAAGCCTCTGACTCACACTGTTTATGAGTCACGTTTACTGACTAAACTGGCCGCAAAATATAAAGTAGCTACTCAAATGGGTAATCAGGGAGCTTCTGGTGAAGGAGTTGCTTTAACAACAGAGTGGATACATAATGGAGAAATAGGTGAAATAACCAAGGTGGAAGCATTTACCGATCGTCCTATCTGGCCTCAGGGATTAAACCGACCAGAAGAAGTAATGCCGGTACCTGAAACGTTTAACTGGGATCTGTTTATTGGTCCGGCAAAGATGAGACCTTACAATCCGATTTATACACCTTGGAATTTCCGGGGATGGTGGGATTTTGGAACAGGTGCATTAGGAGATATGGCTTGTCATATTCTTCACCCTGTATTTAAAAGTCTGAACCTGGGTTATCCAACAAAAGCACAAGGAAGCTCTACTTTATTATTAACTGATGCAGCTCCAACAGCTCAACGAGTACGATTGACTTTCCCTGAAAGAAAGAGTCTGCCAAAAGTAAACATGCCTGAAGTAGAAGTACACTGGTATGATGGAGGTTTACAGCCTTTGAAACCTGAAGGATGGCCAGCAGGAAGAGATATGAATGATGCCGGAGGTGGTGTTATATTCCATGGAACAAAAGATACTTTGATATGCGGATGTTATGGAAAAGATCCTTGGTTATTGTCAGGAAGAGTACCTGATGTACCTAGAACACAACCTCGTATTAAAACCTCACATGAGATGGATTGGGTACGAGCCTGTAAAGAATCACCAGAAAATCGTGTTGAGACTTTATCTCCATTTAGCGAGGCAGGTCCTTTCAACGAAATGGTTGTTATGGGAGTTTTGGCAGTTCGTTTGCAAACGCTTAATAAAGAGCTGGAATGGGATGGCGAAAATATGCGATTTACCAATATTGGTGATGATGAGACCATTCGCACCGTTATTCGCGATGGCTTTAAAATTCATGATGGACATCCAACATTTAATAAAGACTGGACAGATCCGGTTAATGCCAATGCCTTTGCCCAGGAATTAATAAAGCATACTTATCGTGATGGTTGGACATTACCTGATATGCCTAGATAG
- a CDS encoding Gfo/Idh/MocA family oxidoreductase, with product MDNNNQKKYNRRDIIKTLATVPVLGAFAYGLSKKLQYREEQTYRIADDLGLNLYDDPDPVSSGSDRIIRIGIIGSGIRGRQLLEAAGFAHPDVLKDWASSAERNSDDTRFQDYLGQDDLQIEITAVCDIFDVHANYALLASANAKKGIDKDNLNIKAKRYQNYRDLINASDVDAVIIATPDHWHAQMAMDAAKAGKHIYVEKGLTRTVEEAYALRDVIKQSNVVLQLGHQGRQTASFRKAKQLIDKNILGKISLIEVCTNRNDPNGAWVYPIHPDANPQTVDWKQFIEPTNAHPFSLERFFRWRCWWDYGTGLGGDLLTHEYDAINQVLGLGIPHSAVASGGVYFFKDGREVPDVYHAVFEYPDRDLTFMYSASLANDNYRGKVIMGHDATMRMENRLEIFPDRGSTQYRKQLDAGLIRPEEAMITYEPGRNTVDAYTSATEKYFASRGLLYTHVKGKRVNTAHLHIKEWLECIRMNKQPSCNIDQAFEEAITAHMATIAYREDRKVFWDAEKEQVI from the coding sequence ATGGATAATAACAATCAAAAAAAATACAACCGTCGGGATATTATTAAAACATTGGCGACTGTTCCTGTCTTAGGAGCTTTCGCCTATGGTCTTTCAAAAAAACTTCAATATCGCGAGGAACAGACATATCGCATAGCTGATGATTTAGGTTTAAATTTATATGACGATCCTGATCCTGTTTCTTCAGGAAGTGATCGTATCATCCGGATTGGAATAATAGGTTCAGGTATAAGAGGCCGACAGTTATTGGAAGCTGCCGGATTTGCGCATCCTGATGTATTGAAGGATTGGGCTTCGAGTGCAGAAAGAAATTCTGATGATACCCGTTTTCAGGATTATCTGGGTCAGGATGATTTGCAAATTGAAATAACAGCTGTTTGCGATATATTTGATGTTCATGCAAACTATGCTTTACTGGCATCAGCGAATGCAAAAAAGGGTATTGATAAAGATAACTTGAATATTAAAGCTAAACGTTACCAAAACTATCGTGACTTAATAAATGCATCGGATGTTGATGCTGTAATCATTGCAACACCTGATCACTGGCATGCTCAAATGGCTATGGATGCTGCCAAAGCCGGCAAACATATTTATGTTGAAAAAGGATTGACACGAACGGTAGAAGAAGCATATGCTTTACGTGACGTAATCAAACAATCAAACGTAGTTTTACAGTTAGGTCATCAGGGGCGTCAGACAGCTTCTTTCCGAAAAGCCAAGCAGTTGATTGATAAAAATATTTTAGGTAAAATATCTCTGATTGAAGTTTGTACCAACCGTAATGATCCCAATGGAGCCTGGGTGTATCCGATTCATCCCGATGCTAATCCACAAACAGTTGATTGGAAACAATTTATTGAACCAACCAATGCTCATCCATTTAGTCTTGAAAGATTCTTCCGCTGGCGTTGCTGGTGGGATTATGGAACAGGTTTGGGAGGTGACTTGTTAACGCATGAGTACGATGCGATTAACCAGGTTCTTGGCTTGGGTATACCTCATTCGGCTGTTGCTTCGGGTGGAGTCTATTTCTTTAAGGATGGAAGAGAGGTGCCGGATGTTTACCATGCCGTATTTGAATATCCTGATCGTGATCTGACTTTTATGTACAGTGCCTCATTGGCCAACGATAATTACAGAGGCAAAGTGATAATGGGCCATGATGCAACCATGCGTATGGAAAACCGCCTGGAGATTTTTCCCGACAGAGGTTCTACACAATACAGAAAGCAACTGGATGCAGGTTTAATAAGGCCGGAAGAAGCCATGATAACCTATGAGCCTGGAAGAAATACTGTTGATGCTTATACTTCGGCCACAGAAAAATATTTTGCCAGCCGTGGATTGCTTTATACCCATGTAAAAGGTAAAAGGGTTAATACAGCACATCTTCATATTAAAGAATGGCTGGAGTGCATCAGAATGAATAAACAACCCAGCTGTAATATTGATCAGGCCTTTGAAGAAGCCATAACTGCTCATATGGCTACCATTGCTTATCGTGAAGACAGAAAAGTATTCTGGGATGCCGAAAAAGAACAAGTCATATAG
- a CDS encoding DoxX family membrane protein codes for MATKSNFNPKQLSFLAVLRVLMGWYFLYEGIVKFLDPNWSSYAYLMNSHGLLKNVWLALAENAALLKAVDFLNTWGLIAIGLGLMLGCLSKVASLSGAILVLLYYLSYPPTVASQNFHLTGDHVLWVDKNLIFAVVLMVLYFVPTSQFIGFDRLLFKHKNSING; via the coding sequence ATGGCAACTAAATCTAATTTTAATCCAAAACAACTCTCTTTTCTTGCTGTTTTACGGGTGCTGATGGGTTGGTACTTCTTGTACGAAGGCATCGTAAAATTTCTTGATCCGAATTGGAGTTCTTATGCTTATTTAATGAATTCGCACGGACTGCTTAAAAATGTATGGCTGGCTCTTGCCGAGAATGCAGCATTACTTAAAGCAGTTGATTTTTTAAACACCTGGGGACTAATAGCTATTGGACTTGGCTTAATGCTTGGCTGTTTGTCTAAAGTGGCATCCTTATCCGGGGCGATATTGGTACTGTTGTACTACTTGTCATACCCGCCAACAGTTGCTTCCCAGAATTTCCACTTAACCGGCGACCATGTGTTGTGGGTAGACAAAAACCTCATATTCGCAGTCGTGTTAATGGTTTTATATTTCGTTCCAACCAGTCAATTTATTGGTTTTGACAGGTTATTGTTTAAGCATAAGAATTCAATCAATGGATAA
- a CDS encoding ADP-ribosylglycohydrolase family protein has product MKNTLSNLFILFLVACNVAEDPSQIISADEYKDAVYASWIGQIIGNTYGLGYEFKYIDEPGPDQFPYGYSFTLADLKKYDGAFSDDDTDIEYMYLCLMEKNGIVPTYFDLAEAWKTHVKERIWFANRMAMTLMHAGHYPPVTGNKQYNCEWFQIDPQLVNEIWAITSPGMIDYAVAKSEYAARITSDDFGLEPTLHYAAMYSSAFFEKDINELIEIGIHALPVNCRFAKAIEFVKEQYQLYPDEWQKARANVIEKYYRIEDYNRHSWAAVDATLNGALGVMALLYGQGDFQRTLDYACAFGMDADNQAATMCGLLGIINGFKSIPEELMFPIKDMKWELPFNDSYRMITREGLSDARITELAERTVLQAEKIIVSNGGEKFEKDGKKYYKIASDAKFHAPFEFNPIPLQSLRVGQYWEYPVYAGSVEKQIEIIGNLPAGIIYQDGCLSGTPEQKGDYSFTMLASNLDNKIERKVHLNVFDNNKALTATEILFNTTSTNKDIEVIRDRDVRTGYMSLKNNHLPVTDFYGYLWDEPQSISSLIYNNGKPGEFYGWFTDFRIEYLEDDKWKEIDEKKIYPELNTDNNQWMKPAYQDFTIQFDTIQTKGIKIIGHAGGIEKDAANAHLGIEYATSISELEVY; this is encoded by the coding sequence ATGAAAAACACCTTGTCCAATCTATTTATTTTGTTTTTGGTTGCATGTAATGTTGCGGAGGATCCATCCCAAATTATATCGGCTGATGAATACAAAGATGCCGTTTATGCATCATGGATAGGGCAGATTATTGGAAATACATACGGATTGGGATATGAATTTAAATACATTGATGAGCCTGGTCCAGATCAATTTCCTTATGGGTACTCCTTTACTTTGGCTGATCTGAAAAAATATGATGGGGCCTTTTCTGATGATGATACTGATATTGAATATATGTATCTGTGTCTAATGGAGAAGAATGGTATTGTACCTACTTACTTTGACCTGGCAGAAGCCTGGAAAACTCATGTTAAAGAACGTATTTGGTTTGCCAATCGAATGGCAATGACGTTAATGCATGCGGGTCATTATCCACCCGTTACAGGTAATAAACAGTATAACTGTGAATGGTTTCAGATTGATCCGCAATTGGTAAATGAAATATGGGCAATCACATCTCCGGGGATGATCGATTATGCTGTAGCTAAATCGGAATATGCTGCCCGTATCACAAGTGACGATTTTGGATTGGAACCCACTTTACATTATGCAGCCATGTATAGTTCAGCTTTTTTCGAAAAAGACATCAATGAATTAATAGAGATTGGAATCCACGCTTTGCCAGTTAACTGCCGATTTGCAAAGGCAATTGAGTTTGTAAAGGAACAATATCAGCTATACCCGGATGAATGGCAAAAAGCCAGAGCCAATGTAATTGAGAAATACTATAGAATTGAGGATTATAACCGTCACTCGTGGGCAGCGGTTGATGCTACACTAAATGGGGCATTGGGTGTAATGGCATTACTTTACGGGCAGGGAGATTTTCAGAGGACACTTGACTATGCCTGTGCTTTTGGTATGGACGCTGATAACCAGGCTGCAACCATGTGTGGTTTACTGGGTATTATAAATGGATTTAAAAGTATTCCTGAGGAATTAATGTTTCCGATAAAGGATATGAAATGGGAGCTCCCATTCAATGATTCTTATCGAATGATTACCCGTGAAGGCCTTTCGGATGCCAGAATAACAGAACTGGCAGAACGAACCGTATTACAGGCAGAAAAGATCATTGTTTCTAACGGTGGAGAAAAATTCGAAAAGGATGGAAAGAAGTATTATAAAATAGCCTCTGATGCCAAGTTCCATGCTCCGTTTGAATTTAATCCAATACCTCTGCAATCCCTTCGGGTTGGTCAATACTGGGAATATCCAGTTTATGCAGGCTCAGTAGAAAAACAAATTGAAATAATTGGCAATTTACCTGCTGGTATCATTTATCAGGATGGTTGCCTTTCTGGCACTCCTGAGCAAAAAGGTGATTATTCATTTACGATGTTAGCTTCAAATCTCGACAATAAGATTGAAAGGAAGGTTCACCTTAATGTTTTCGATAATAACAAAGCTCTTACAGCGACTGAGATATTATTTAATACAACTTCTACAAATAAAGATATAGAAGTAATCAGAGACAGAGATGTCAGAACTGGCTATATGAGTTTAAAAAACAATCATCTTCCGGTGACTGATTTCTATGGATACTTATGGGATGAGCCTCAGTCAATCTCATCATTAATTTATAATAATGGTAAACCCGGGGAATTTTATGGCTGGTTTACAGATTTTAGAATTGAATATCTTGAGGATGATAAATGGAAAGAGATTGATGAGAAAAAAATATATCCTGAATTAAATACGGATAATAATCAATGGATGAAACCAGCTTATCAGGATTTTACTATCCAATTTGATACGATTCAAACAAAAGGAATCAAAATTATAGGGCACGCAGGGGGAATAGAGAAAGATGCTGCCAATGCACATCTGGGGATTGAATATGCCACATCAATTAGTGAATTGGAAGTGTATTAG
- a CDS encoding DUF6377 domain-containing protein: MKKSFLILLYIHLSSLAFASVTTELDSLFIVLNKTMSERSKYQAIKENKINGLKSLLNENELTAAREFYVNNRLLIEYLPFNFDSAVHYIDRNLELARLYDNRDFKNETNLHLANLLAFSGRYLEALDVVKKVDSKNINKEQKQEYYSIFTKIYSELFLFTPAKENIELYRAEYHAYADTLLKFLDPSSEEYLAIKEKEYRDNRNMIDCKRINTQRLAMAESGTRIYSMITFERAILYKMENDLESAKKYLILSAISDIKAAVKDNASLTDLAMILFNEDNIDDAYRYIMFSFEDAAFYNSRLRYVQISNILPLISEAYQLKTDRQKSELRRYLITISLLSIILLIAIIAIFTQIKSLRNAKDELIKVNDRLRELNDELQTANTELYTLNHDLVESDMVKEHYIGSFLAICSDYIDKLDDFRKMVNKNIVGHKVEELYTTTKSRKLIEKEVDDFYNSFDNIFLHLFPDFVDQINNLLLEDEKIELKKDEPLPTEIRIFALIRLGIKDSSKIAHLLRYSVNTIYNYRVKIKNKAVVPREEFEDYIMKIGSKII; encoded by the coding sequence ATGAAAAAATCATTTCTAATACTCTTATATATACATCTTTCTTCATTGGCTTTTGCCAGCGTTACTACTGAGCTTGACTCCCTTTTTATTGTTTTAAATAAAACAATGAGCGAGCGCAGTAAATACCAGGCTATTAAAGAGAATAAGATTAATGGATTAAAAAGCTTATTGAATGAAAATGAACTAACTGCGGCCCGTGAATTTTATGTTAATAATCGTTTGTTGATCGAATATCTTCCCTTTAATTTTGATTCAGCGGTTCATTACATCGACAGAAACCTGGAACTGGCACGACTATATGACAACAGGGATTTTAAAAACGAAACCAATTTACACCTTGCTAATTTGCTGGCTTTCTCAGGACGATATCTGGAAGCACTTGATGTGGTTAAAAAGGTTGATTCTAAAAACATCAATAAAGAGCAAAAACAGGAATATTACAGCATTTTCACCAAAATATACTCTGAGTTATTTCTTTTTACGCCAGCCAAAGAAAACATTGAATTGTATCGAGCGGAATATCATGCCTATGCTGACACTTTATTAAAATTTCTTGATCCCTCGAGTGAAGAATATCTGGCCATCAAAGAAAAAGAATACCGTGATAATCGAAATATGATTGATTGTAAACGAATCAATACTCAAAGACTGGCCATGGCAGAATCGGGTACGCGAATCTATTCAATGATAACGTTTGAAAGAGCCATTTTATATAAGATGGAGAATGATCTGGAATCAGCTAAAAAATACCTGATTCTTTCAGCCATTTCGGATATTAAAGCAGCGGTTAAGGATAATGCCTCTCTGACCGATCTGGCAATGATACTATTCAACGAAGACAATATTGACGATGCCTACCGGTATATAATGTTTTCGTTCGAAGATGCTGCTTTTTATAATTCACGTCTACGATACGTGCAAATTTCCAATATTTTACCACTTATATCAGAAGCTTATCAACTAAAAACAGATCGTCAAAAAAGCGAACTCAGAAGATATTTAATAACCATTAGTTTATTAAGTATTATATTATTGATTGCCATCATTGCAATTTTCACACAGATAAAATCATTACGAAATGCAAAAGATGAACTGATTAAGGTAAATGATCGACTCAGGGAATTAAATGATGAATTACAAACCGCCAACACTGAGTTGTACACGCTAAATCACGACTTAGTTGAATCTGACATGGTTAAGGAACACTACATTGGCAGTTTTCTGGCTATTTGTTCCGATTATATTGATAAGCTTGACGACTTCAGAAAAATGGTAAATAAAAATATTGTTGGCCATAAAGTGGAAGAGCTTTACACTACAACCAAGTCCCGCAAATTGATTGAGAAGGAGGTGGATGATTTTTATAATAGCTTTGATAATATCTTCCTGCATCTCTTCCCCGATTTTGTAGATCAAATCAATAATCTATTACTGGAAGATGAAAAGATTGAGTTAAAGAAGGACGAACCGCTGCCAACCGAGATTCGCATATTTGCACTTATCCGACTGGGAATTAAAGACAGTTCTAAAATTGCACATCTGTTGCGATATTCTGTTAATACAATTTATAACTACCGCGTTAAAATCAAAAACAAAGCAGTTGTTCCTCGCGAAGAATTTGAAGATTATATTATGAAAATAGGATCGAAAATTATTTGA
- a CDS encoding PAS domain S-box protein — translation MANIEFMSSIFIVLITYYVLTSPPKTSILIISFVVILFITFPLLFHYKIISFYYNTNNYHNDIAIIIMRIGNNMLAIGFMTTLIFYVFANNKKNIALLESNIDEIVELNEKLKQEISDRKTAETLAVQQAHNYLTLFNNSFDGFILSSEDHRILEVNQSILKISGFERHELVNNNLFKILDYQHNDVIEKIKNIALKGDETGPVVLETKTKSNDKLILQIQAVAIKNQNNYNFLSIIKDVTKQHVFLEELGKREQLYRTLFEQTNESILIMNGKTVVDCNAVAKKLYNIENIVNNNSELPYTSIDNEFDEPNKSIFLHEKVILTLAGQPQSFEWKHTFTDKRDAIYTMVNLQKLKVLGPNYYMVVEKDITDQKKNQNLVLNSIIQTEENERKRISSDLHDGIGPLLTTIKLYTQALSDSKDIEQQNMIKNKLIILIEDAVNSISEISFNISPHILLNYGVVAAINSFIEKFSIHEKLQIEFIHDTIERFDEHIEITIYRLFCELINNTLKHANATIVTFKLMENNSSIQMQYQDNGIGFDTNKIKLTRKGMGLENFRSRIQSFNGLFLLKSKPGNGFFVNIILPKVS, via the coding sequence ATGGCCAATATTGAATTTATGTCAAGTATTTTCATAGTTCTTATCACCTACTACGTTCTAACATCACCCCCAAAAACATCCATTTTGATTATATCTTTTGTGGTGATATTATTTATAACTTTTCCATTATTATTTCATTATAAAATCATATCATTTTATTATAATACAAATAATTACCACAACGACATAGCGATTATTATTATGCGAATTGGCAACAACATGCTTGCTATTGGTTTTATGACAACTTTAATCTTTTATGTTTTTGCTAATAATAAAAAAAATATAGCCTTACTTGAATCAAATATTGATGAGATTGTTGAACTAAACGAAAAGTTAAAACAGGAAATAAGTGATCGAAAAACGGCAGAAACATTGGCTGTTCAGCAAGCACATAATTATCTCACTTTATTCAATAATAGTTTCGATGGTTTTATTCTTTCTTCGGAAGATCACAGAATTTTGGAAGTCAACCAGTCTATTCTTAAAATATCAGGTTTTGAAAGACATGAATTAGTTAATAACAACCTATTTAAAATACTTGATTATCAACACAATGATGTAATTGAAAAAATAAAGAATATTGCCCTTAAGGGTGATGAAACTGGCCCTGTTGTTTTAGAAACAAAAACTAAGAGTAACGATAAACTTATACTTCAGATTCAAGCTGTTGCTATTAAAAATCAGAATAATTATAATTTCTTATCCATTATTAAAGATGTTACTAAACAACATGTTTTCCTGGAAGAGTTAGGTAAAAGAGAACAGCTATACCGAACTCTATTCGAACAAACCAATGAATCCATTTTAATAATGAATGGAAAAACTGTTGTGGATTGTAATGCTGTTGCAAAAAAACTATATAACATTGAAAATATAGTAAACAACAACTCCGAACTTCCATACACAAGTATAGACAATGAATTTGACGAACCTAACAAATCAATTTTTTTACACGAGAAAGTAATTTTAACATTAGCTGGTCAGCCACAATCTTTTGAATGGAAACACACGTTTACAGATAAAAGGGATGCGATTTATACCATGGTGAACTTACAAAAATTGAAAGTACTCGGACCAAATTATTACATGGTTGTTGAAAAAGACATTACTGATCAGAAGAAAAATCAAAACTTAGTTCTTAATTCAATTATTCAAACAGAAGAGAATGAGAGAAAGCGAATATCCTCTGACCTTCATGATGGTATTGGTCCATTACTAACAACTATAAAACTATATACACAGGCGTTATCTGATTCTAAAGATATAGAGCAGCAAAATATGATAAAAAATAAGTTAATCATATTAATAGAAGATGCTGTTAATAGCATTTCAGAGATTTCATTTAACATCAGTCCACATATTCTGCTTAATTACGGTGTTGTAGCTGCGATTAATTCTTTCATCGAAAAATTTTCAATTCACGAAAAATTACAAATTGAATTTATACATGATACAATAGAAAGATTTGATGAACATATTGAGATAACCATCTACCGTTTGTTTTGTGAATTAATCAATAATACACTAAAGCATGCTAATGCTACTATTGTGACATTCAAGTTGATGGAGAATAATTCATCAATACAAATGCAATACCAGGATAATGGTATTGGATTTGATACGAATAAAATAAAATTAACAAGAAAAGGAATGGGTCTGGAAAATTTTCGTAGCAGAATTCAGTCCTTCAATGGATTATTTTTATTAAAAAGCAAACCTGGAAATGGATTTTTCGTTAATATTATATTACCAAAAGTTAGTTGA
- a CDS encoding response regulator transcription factor, giving the protein MINIAIVDDHEMFIEGLVLVLSQVDNFNVVATFSSGDEFLKSIESLTIDVVLMDINMSGKSGIETTKICKVKKPEVRIIAVTMFVEDSYYMQMINAGAHGFILKKAGKFELTQAINEVYKGGNYFSQEILKKMAFKAISKKEDDPDQLSSREVEVLQLICKGMSTKEISERLFLSTKTVEVHRSNILKKTNQKNVAQLVIWALKHNYCSL; this is encoded by the coding sequence ATGATTAACATTGCGATTGTTGATGACCATGAAATGTTTATTGAAGGCTTGGTGTTAGTACTAAGTCAAGTTGATAATTTTAATGTTGTTGCCACTTTTTCATCTGGAGATGAGTTTCTTAAATCGATAGAATCCTTAACAATTGATGTTGTACTAATGGATATTAATATGTCGGGGAAAAGCGGTATTGAAACAACAAAGATCTGTAAAGTCAAAAAACCTGAGGTCAGAATTATAGCCGTCACAATGTTTGTCGAAGACTCTTATTATATGCAGATGATTAATGCCGGAGCTCACGGTTTTATTTTAAAGAAAGCAGGAAAATTTGAGTTGACTCAGGCAATTAATGAAGTGTATAAGGGGGGAAATTATTTTTCTCAAGAGATCCTTAAGAAGATGGCATTCAAAGCCATTTCAAAAAAAGAAGACGATCCGGATCAGTTATCTTCCCGTGAAGTTGAAGTCTTGCAGTTAATATGTAAAGGAATGTCAACCAAAGAAATCTCAGAAAGACTATTTCTAAGCACTAAAACTGTTGAAGTACATCGATCCAACATTCTAAAAAAAACAAACCAAAAAAACGTTGCTCAATTGGTAATTTGGGCTCTAAAACACAATTACTGCTCTTTATAA
- a CDS encoding response regulator transcription factor: MSNSLKISIVDDNKFFREGLRFFIESETEWTITQEEESGLSLIDKGFLIIPDIVLMDINMPKLNGIETTFNLLNGYSRTEIKFIAITLHSDRYHIEALIKAGFRGCILKKDVYSELKQAVEKVHTNGLYFKHASVRKLQNKL, translated from the coding sequence ATGTCAAATTCATTAAAGATTAGCATTGTCGACGATAATAAATTCTTCAGGGAAGGATTACGTTTTTTTATAGAATCAGAAACGGAATGGACGATTACTCAGGAAGAGGAATCTGGTCTCAGTCTTATTGATAAAGGATTTTTAATAATACCGGATATTGTTTTAATGGATATTAATATGCCAAAATTAAACGGTATTGAAACAACTTTTAACCTCTTAAATGGCTATTCCAGAACTGAAATTAAATTTATTGCCATCACTCTACATTCAGATAGATACCATATTGAAGCACTAATTAAAGCAGGTTTCAGAGGTTGCATATTAAAAAAGGATGTTTACTCCGAGCTCAAACAAGCAGTTGAAAAAGTACATACTAATGGCCTCTACTTCAAACACGCATCAGTCAGAAAATTACAAAACAAATTATAA